A stretch of the Nosocomiicoccus ampullae genome encodes the following:
- a CDS encoding IS1096 element passenger TnpR family protein: MDLRTFFDTYYKNDILYRALIWYDRDFDTLDDFIEFKLTQLKEGKEIKQLVHTFSLPEIKWIERLVQDVPEDNIYVIKDNDLLTSLKEFQYGIETSNGTLVHEDIIKPIHDALLSEGLMSQVKTMLEDKDISAPRDIYKLKPIYTGSKIWLYDNLTTRELRRIISKLNITDYGSYKDSYIENVIHYLTTKEHLTHALSLLPNEILSLIKHNVDNEIYIYENKTMWYEAKALGILVPVHRDYLVMHEDILKTIQTINFSNITAIEKSKYYNGYELSLTVKNIPTIQRKVVIPTRLNFYELIQIIKSSFIWENNKNTIQIGEFTIHEHQEGLQSDLIQVDGLLTKHKQFTFNYNSSENYIVEGILNKTVTTDYFSPTVVSYSGEAPIDNVGTVDDVLSMLEVLHHKEHPNYSSIYTKARKRNYRERYPLTAINTHLSKLIHQERPLFTNVKD; this comes from the coding sequence ATGGATTTACGTACTTTTTTTGATACATACTATAAAAATGATATTTTATACCGTGCGTTAATTTGGTATGACAGAGATTTTGATACATTAGATGATTTTATAGAATTTAAACTCACTCAGCTAAAAGAGGGTAAAGAAATTAAACAACTCGTTCATACATTTTCTTTGCCTGAGATTAAATGGATCGAGCGTTTAGTTCAAGACGTGCCTGAAGATAATATTTATGTCATTAAAGATAATGACTTACTGACATCTTTAAAAGAATTTCAATATGGAATTGAAACATCTAATGGAACTTTAGTACATGAGGATATTATCAAGCCCATTCATGATGCACTTCTTTCTGAAGGTTTAATGAGTCAAGTAAAAACGATGTTAGAAGATAAAGACATTTCTGCACCAAGAGATATTTATAAGTTAAAACCAATATATACTGGTAGTAAAATATGGCTATACGATAATTTAACAACTCGAGAGTTAAGACGAATTATTAGTAAATTAAATATTACAGACTATGGATCTTATAAAGATAGTTATATTGAAAATGTGATTCATTATTTAACGACTAAAGAGCATCTGACTCACGCGTTAAGTTTATTACCAAATGAGATACTGTCACTTATAAAACATAACGTAGACAATGAAATTTATATTTATGAAAACAAAACGATGTGGTATGAAGCAAAAGCACTCGGTATTTTAGTTCCGGTCCATCGTGATTATTTAGTCATGCATGAGGATATTTTAAAAACGATACAAACGATTAACTTTTCTAATATCACCGCCATTGAAAAGAGTAAATATTATAATGGCTATGAATTATCACTCACAGTTAAAAATATCCCGACGATTCAGCGTAAAGTAGTCATACCGACACGATTAAATTTTTATGAATTGATTCAAATCATTAAATCAAGTTTTATATGGGAAAATAATAAAAATACGATTCAAATCGGTGAGTTTACAATACATGAACATCAAGAAGGTCTTCAATCAGACCTAATACAAGTCGATGGTTTACTAACGAAACATAAACAATTTACATTTAACTATAATAGTTCAGAAAATTATATAGTTGAGGGCATCCTTAATAAAACCGTAACGACAGATTATTTCTCACCGACAGTCGTTAGTTATTCAGGTGAAGCACCTATAGATAATGTTGGAACAGTGGATGATGTATTATCTATGCTAGAAGTGTTACATCATAAAGAACATCCGAACTATTCATCAATCTATACAAAAGCACGTAAACGTAACTATAGAGAACGATATCCACTAACCGCAATTAATACACACTTATCAAAACTTATACATCAAGAACGTCCACTATTTACTAATGTAAAGGATTGA
- a CDS encoding alanine/glycine:cation symporter family protein — MERAVDILINIVWSPVLVIGLLLTGILFTFMLRFFQVRYIREMIKLMVKGEKSDRGISTFQSVALSLAGRVGTGNIVGVSTAIFIGGPGAIFWMWVTAILGAATAYIESVLGQLYKREEDGEFRGGPAYYMEYGIGGKFGKIFGFIFAVVTVIAMGLLMPGVQSNAIASSFHNAWGIPYWVVGLGLAILLGLIIFGGVKSISKVASTIVPFMALGYILMALIIIVINITEVPAMFATIFKAAFNMEATFGGIFGAMIEIGVKRGVYSNEAGQGSGPHAAAAAEVSHPAKQGFVQSFSVYVDTLFVCTATALIILLSGTYNTTDGTTLENGRPSMLYSDDIYIEMPGGDRDYSGTAMYVQAGVDKAFEGKDYVFDPTFAGIGSQFIAIALFFFAFTTILAYSYMGETNVSYLTRRMSSGKRKLLMNVLRVALILATFYGAVKSAELAWDLGDLGVGLMAWLNLIGIWILFKPALRTYKDYTKQLKEKDSQYILYEPKEEDAKNAQFWLHDYPEYLEETGEIKKFR; from the coding sequence ATGGAACGGGCAGTTGACATACTCATCAATATTGTCTGGAGTCCAGTTTTAGTTATCGGGTTACTTTTAACCGGAATTTTATTCACGTTTATGCTTCGATTTTTCCAAGTGCGTTACATACGTGAAATGATTAAGCTTATGGTTAAAGGTGAAAAATCAGATCGTGGAATCTCTACTTTCCAGTCTGTCGCATTATCACTTGCCGGACGTGTAGGTACTGGTAATATCGTTGGTGTATCTACTGCGATCTTTATCGGAGGACCTGGTGCGATATTTTGGATGTGGGTAACTGCGATTTTAGGTGCGGCCACAGCTTATATTGAAAGTGTGCTCGGCCAATTATACAAACGAGAAGAAGATGGTGAATTCCGCGGAGGTCCAGCGTATTATATGGAATACGGGATCGGCGGAAAGTTTGGTAAAATATTTGGTTTTATTTTCGCAGTAGTAACGGTTATTGCGATGGGATTATTAATGCCTGGAGTACAATCGAACGCGATTGCATCAAGTTTCCATAATGCTTGGGGAATCCCGTATTGGGTCGTTGGTTTAGGACTGGCGATTCTCTTAGGTTTAATTATCTTTGGAGGCGTTAAGTCAATTTCTAAAGTAGCGTCAACAATTGTACCGTTTATGGCACTTGGCTATATTTTAATGGCGTTAATTATTATCGTTATTAACATTACTGAAGTACCAGCGATGTTTGCAACAATTTTCAAAGCGGCATTTAACATGGAAGCAACGTTCGGTGGTATTTTTGGTGCGATGATTGAAATCGGGGTAAAACGTGGAGTTTACTCTAACGAAGCCGGTCAAGGTAGTGGTCCACACGCAGCAGCGGCGGCGGAAGTATCACACCCAGCAAAACAAGGTTTCGTACAATCATTCTCAGTGTACGTTGATACGTTATTCGTATGTACAGCAACAGCATTAATTATCTTACTATCAGGTACATATAACACAACTGACGGCACAACACTAGAAAACGGTCGTCCAAGTATGCTTTACAGTGACGACATCTACATTGAAATGCCTGGTGGAGATAGAGACTATTCAGGTACAGCAATGTACGTACAAGCAGGTGTAGACAAAGCGTTTGAAGGTAAAGATTACGTCTTTGACCCAACATTTGCTGGAATTGGATCACAATTTATTGCGATCGCATTATTCTTCTTTGCATTTACAACAATATTAGCGTACTCATATATGGGTGAGACGAACGTTTCATACTTAACGAGACGAATGTCGTCCGGTAAACGAAAACTACTCATGAACGTATTAAGAGTTGCGTTAATACTTGCAACGTTCTACGGAGCAGTTAAATCAGCTGAACTTGCTTGGGACCTCGGTGACCTAGGCGTCGGATTAATGGCATGGCTAAACTTAATCGGCATTTGGATATTATTTAAGCCAGCACTTAGAACGTATAAAGACTATACAAAACAATTAAAAGAAAAAGACAGTCAGTATATTTTATACGAACCAAAAGAAGAAGATGCTAAAAATGCACAGTTCTGGCTACATGATTATCCAGAGTACTTAGAAGAAACTGGAGAAATTAAAAAATTCCGTTAA
- a CDS encoding alanine/glycine:cation symporter family protein, with amino-acid sequence MLDNIVGFLSDIVWSPVLVYGLLITGITFTLLLKVFQLRHFKEMIRLMFKGETSPKGITSFQALSLSLAGRVGTGNIVGVSTAIFIGGPGAVFWMWATAFLGASTAYIESTLGQIYKREERGEYRGGPAYYMEYGINNKFGKILGILFAIVTVIATGLLLPGVQSNAIASSLHNAWGIPHWIVGVVLAILLALIVFGGLKSIANVATAIVPFMAILYILMAIVIIVINISEVPAMIALIFKSAFNLEATFGGILGAMIEIGVKRGLYSNEAGQGTGPHAASAAEVSHPAKQGLVQAFSVYIDTLFVCTATALIILLSGTYNTTDGTTVEDGRPGLLYSGDVYIQSPDGSRDYSGTAMYVQAGVDKAFEGASYVFDPTFAGVGSKFIAVALFFFAFTTILAYSYMGETNITYLTRNMSDSGTKLFINVIRLLLIFATVFGTIRAAELAWDLGDLGVGTMAWLNLISIWFLFKPAIRALKDYEHQMKEKGSGNYALYSPSKDEVPTAVFWHKDYPERLERTGEIDMFNNYKKNKS; translated from the coding sequence ATTTTAGATAATATCGTCGGATTTCTTTCAGACATCGTGTGGAGTCCAGTTCTTGTTTACGGACTTTTAATTACAGGTATTACATTTACATTACTGTTAAAAGTGTTTCAATTACGTCATTTTAAAGAAATGATTCGTTTAATGTTTAAAGGAGAAACTTCACCAAAGGGGATAACGAGTTTCCAAGCACTTTCACTGTCACTTGCTGGACGTGTAGGAACTGGTAACATCGTTGGGGTTTCTACAGCAATATTTATCGGGGGTCCAGGTGCAGTCTTTTGGATGTGGGCAACAGCATTTTTAGGTGCGAGTACTGCTTATATTGAATCGACACTTGGCCAAATTTATAAACGTGAAGAACGCGGAGAATACCGCGGGGGACCAGCGTACTACATGGAGTACGGTATTAATAACAAATTTGGTAAAATTTTAGGTATTTTATTTGCGATTGTAACCGTTATCGCAACTGGATTATTACTTCCAGGGGTTCAATCTAACGCAATCGCGTCGAGTTTACATAACGCATGGGGTATCCCGCACTGGATAGTCGGTGTTGTACTTGCGATTTTACTTGCCTTAATCGTATTCGGAGGATTAAAATCTATCGCAAACGTAGCGACAGCAATCGTTCCGTTTATGGCGATTCTTTACATTTTAATGGCAATCGTTATTATCGTCATCAACATTTCTGAAGTACCAGCGATGATCGCATTAATCTTTAAATCAGCATTTAATTTAGAAGCAACGTTTGGTGGTATTTTAGGTGCGATGATCGAAATTGGGGTAAAACGTGGACTTTATTCTAACGAAGCAGGACAAGGAACAGGACCTCACGCAGCATCAGCAGCAGAGGTATCACACCCTGCAAAGCAAGGATTGGTTCAAGCGTTCTCAGTATACATTGATACTTTATTTGTATGTACAGCAACAGCGTTAATTATTCTTTTATCAGGAACGTATAATACAACTGATGGAACGACAGTTGAAGACGGTCGTCCAGGTTTACTTTATAGTGGAGATGTTTACATTCAGTCACCAGATGGTTCTAGAGACTATTCAGGTACGGCAATGTATGTCCAAGCAGGAGTAGATAAGGCTTTTGAAGGCGCATCATATGTATTTGATCCAACATTTGCAGGTGTCGGTTCTAAATTCATTGCGGTTGCATTATTCTTCTTTGCATTTACGACAATTTTAGCGTACTCATACATGGGAGAAACAAATATCACATACTTAACGCGGAATATGAGTGATAGCGGAACGAAATTATTTATAAATGTCATTAGATTACTTTTAATCTTTGCGACAGTATTTGGTACAATTCGTGCCGCAGAACTTGCTTGGGACTTAGGGGACTTAGGTGTCGGTACGATGGCTTGGCTAAACTTAATCAGTATATGGTTCTTATTTAAGCCAGCAATTCGGGCACTTAAAGATTATGAGCATCAAATGAAAGAAAAAGGTTCTGGTAACTATGCTCTATATTCACCATCTAAAGATGAGGTGCCGACTGCAGTATTCTGGCACAAAGATTATCCAGAACGCTTAGAGCGTACAGGTGAAATTGATATGTTTAATAATTACAAAAAGAATAAAAGCTAA
- a CDS encoding M24 family metallopeptidase: MNLKAKELLDILDTDYALITNPMNVFYFTGAKLDPHERLLAVVIDKDKKESTIVYPKLDEETIKKDGTVNHLSPHEDGEDAFQYIFDKIPEGKTVGVEGDHLTYERYKRLVEKYDDTDIKDISNTVNKLRGVKEEDDLEKLKEAVKVTEDALSELYNITVEGKTETEIADFLVEQFKKRGAVGPSFGPTVLAGDKSALPHGEPGDRVIKKGDFLLIDFGIVSKDNYVSDMTRTFFIGEPDDKQREIYNSVLNANLAGIKASTIGTTFSQIDKASRDVIEADGYGEYFTHRVGHGLGHDLHERPSVDDNNHDELNEGNVITIEPGIYIPEYGGVRIEDALFAAEEGPIVLNEFKKDIDGMILK; the protein is encoded by the coding sequence ATGAATTTAAAAGCTAAAGAATTATTAGACATATTAGACACAGATTATGCACTCATTACAAATCCAATGAACGTATTTTACTTTACAGGTGCAAAACTAGACCCACATGAAAGATTACTCGCAGTCGTTATCGACAAAGACAAAAAAGAATCAACAATTGTTTACCCGAAATTAGACGAAGAGACAATTAAAAAAGATGGTACTGTAAATCATTTATCTCCCCATGAAGATGGTGAAGATGCGTTTCAATATATCTTTGACAAAATTCCTGAAGGAAAAACAGTCGGTGTTGAAGGCGATCATCTAACGTATGAGCGTTATAAGCGTCTCGTTGAAAAGTATGATGATACAGATATTAAAGATATCTCAAACACTGTAAATAAACTTCGTGGTGTAAAAGAAGAAGATGATTTAGAAAAATTAAAAGAAGCAGTTAAAGTTACTGAAGATGCACTGAGTGAGTTATATAACATTACTGTTGAAGGTAAAACTGAAACAGAAATCGCAGATTTCTTAGTTGAACAATTTAAAAAACGCGGCGCAGTGGGTCCTTCATTTGGTCCAACAGTTCTTGCGGGTGACAAGTCTGCACTTCCGCACGGTGAACCAGGAGACCGTGTCATTAAAAAAGGTGACTTTTTACTGATCGATTTTGGAATCGTGTCTAAAGATAACTATGTTTCAGATATGACGCGAACATTTTTCATCGGTGAACCAGATGACAAACAACGTGAAATCTACAATTCAGTACTAAATGCTAACTTAGCAGGTATTAAAGCATCAACAATCGGTACAACGTTCAGTCAAATCGATAAAGCATCACGTGACGTCATTGAAGCGGATGGTTATGGTGAATACTTTACGCATCGCGTTGGCCATGGGCTTGGTCATGATTTACACGAAAGACCGTCAGTAGACGACAATAACCATGACGAATTAAACGAAGGTAACGTCATTACAATAGAACCAGGTATTTACATTCCAGAATACGGCGGTGTTCGTATTGAAGACGCGTTATTTGCAGCAGAAGAAGGGCCAATTGTATTAAACGAATTTAAAAAAGATATCGACGGAATGATATTAAAATAA
- a CDS encoding FecCD family ABC transporter permease, whose product MNKKYIGLVSILIGVILTSLIIGTINIFEGHLNIVYSIRLPRILFAALGGAVLSVSGAAFQILLNNKMADSFTLGMANGAVIGAAIAIYMSASIFLIPLFGVISGIFSLFLVLFIAKQIDSTLQPQTLVITGVLFSTLLSGILYIIIMIDPTKTKSVVQFMFGSFSGSKYEYILLVLVCFIMSLIVLFKSAKDLDLLTLGELRAFSLGVDVTKLRLKVLIAMSIPSLVLLSFTGVIGFIGIIIPQMIQYIHPRKSKELFILSGLYGAIMLAIVDTLARTILLPVQLPTGVLLSIFSIPLILFLMYKRFLQKTN is encoded by the coding sequence ATGAATAAAAAATATATAGGACTCGTGAGTATACTCATCGGAGTAATACTCACGTCTTTAATCATCGGGACGATTAATATATTTGAAGGCCATTTAAATATCGTCTACTCTATTCGACTTCCGAGAATATTATTTGCAGCTCTCGGGGGAGCAGTCCTTTCCGTGAGTGGCGCGGCGTTTCAAATTTTACTGAATAACAAAATGGCAGATAGTTTTACACTCGGTATGGCAAATGGTGCGGTCATTGGTGCGGCAATTGCGATTTATATGAGTGCATCGATATTTTTAATTCCCCTGTTTGGAGTCATTTCAGGGATATTCTCTTTATTTTTAGTGTTATTTATCGCAAAACAAATTGATTCAACGTTACAGCCACAAACGTTAGTCATTACGGGAGTCTTATTTTCAACATTACTTAGTGGAATTTTATATATCATAATTATGATTGATCCAACAAAAACAAAATCAGTGGTCCAATTTATGTTTGGAAGCTTTTCAGGAAGTAAATATGAATATATACTGCTCGTTTTAGTATGTTTCATTATGAGTTTAATCGTATTATTTAAATCAGCAAAAGATTTAGATTTACTGACGTTAGGAGAGCTTCGTGCGTTTAGTCTTGGTGTAGATGTAACGAAACTCAGGTTAAAAGTACTTATCGCGATGTCTATTCCATCACTTGTTTTATTAAGTTTTACGGGGGTTATTGGATTTATTGGTATTATTATTCCACAGATGATTCAGTATATTCATCCGCGAAAATCAAAAGAATTATTTATATTATCTGGGTTATACGGGGCTATTATGCTTGCGATTGTCGATACACTCGCACGCACGATTCTTTTACCTGTCCAATTGCCAACAGGTGTGTTACTTAGCATATTTAGTATTCCGCTTATTTTATTTTTAATGTATAAGCGATTTCTTCAAAAGACCAATTAA
- a CDS encoding helical backbone metal receptor: MKRLVLIMAVLILSACSQNTESDMRIVSLIPSNTEIVSELIGTDNLVGVTTVDTYPESLNESDIERIDTFNLEPETIIELNPTHIISHESINEMTKAEIDQVVDATDAELLVVDDALDIDGVYKTIEDIGEFLNVIDESNALVENMKRDYQSLVDTFKDKNATSAFVLISPAPDVYVAGNDTFMDSMLADVKIDNVFNDIDGFPLVDIEEIIDRNPEYLISAIGMNDTELNDMIQNEKGFNNMSFTDKNKQCNPDVDEISRPGPRIISGVKSVAECIHE, encoded by the coding sequence ATGAAACGCTTAGTTTTAATAATGGCTGTGCTTATTTTAAGTGCTTGTAGCCAAAATACAGAGAGTGATATGCGTATCGTATCACTCATTCCGAGTAACACTGAAATAGTGAGTGAGTTAATTGGGACAGATAATCTAGTTGGTGTTACGACGGTTGATACATATCCAGAGTCACTAAATGAGAGTGACATTGAGAGAATTGATACGTTTAATTTAGAACCTGAAACAATTATTGAATTAAATCCGACACACATTATCTCTCATGAATCGATTAATGAAATGACAAAAGCAGAAATCGATCAAGTCGTTGACGCAACAGATGCTGAACTTTTAGTTGTTGATGACGCTTTAGATATCGACGGTGTATATAAAACAATTGAAGATATTGGTGAATTTTTAAATGTCATAGATGAAAGTAACGCACTCGTTGAAAACATGAAAAGAGATTACCAATCGCTTGTCGATACGTTTAAAGACAAAAATGCAACTTCAGCATTTGTGTTAATTTCTCCAGCACCGGATGTTTACGTTGCAGGTAACGATACTTTCATGGACAGTATGCTCGCGGACGTTAAAATCGATAATGTATTTAACGATATTGACGGTTTCCCACTTGTTGATATCGAAGAAATTATCGATAGAAACCCTGAATATTTAATATCAGCCATCGGTATGAATGATACGGAGTTAAATGACATGATTCAAAACGAAAAAGGATTTAACAACATGTCATTTACTGATAAAAACAAACAGTGCAATCCAGATGTCGACGAAATATCTCGACCAGGCCCGCGTATTATTTCAGGAGTAAAGTCTGTAGCGGAATGTATTCATGAATAA
- a CDS encoding aspartate ammonia-lyase, translated as MMTQHTRIESDFLGEKEISNDAYYGVQSLRAKENFPITGHPLNKDLIRALGMVKKAAAIANFKVGYLEEDKKNAIVQAAEEIIDGKHVKEFIVDSIQGGAGTSMNMNANEVIANRALEILGREKGDYDYISPNNHVNMAQSTNDAVPTAIHLAILMRAEALLEVIDTMQEAFKEKSIEFDGYIKMGRTHLQDAIPIRLGQEFGAYARVIGRDRKRIERSLDDLKEINIGATAVGTGLNASVEYIEHVVEELSNISGYDLVSSENLVDATQFTDAYVEVSADLKIMMTNMSKIANDIRMMASGPKAGLYEIKLPGRQPGSSIMPGKVNPVMPEMINQVAFQVYGNDLTVSLASEAGQFELNVMGPVLVYNLLQSIDVMHNGFKAFTEYCVAGITPNKEVMENYVNESLGVITACVPHIGYKQSSEIVKEALLTGKGVRELILEHSILTKNQLDHVLNPYEMTNIGISELPEE; from the coding sequence ATGATGACTCAACATACAAGAATAGAATCTGACTTTCTTGGTGAAAAGGAAATATCAAACGATGCGTACTACGGAGTACAATCACTTCGTGCAAAAGAGAACTTCCCAATTACTGGCCACCCGTTAAACAAAGATCTAATACGTGCACTAGGCATGGTTAAAAAAGCAGCAGCGATTGCAAACTTTAAAGTCGGTTACTTAGAAGAAGATAAAAAGAATGCGATTGTACAAGCAGCTGAAGAAATTATTGACGGAAAACATGTGAAAGAATTTATCGTTGATAGTATCCAAGGCGGCGCAGGGACATCTATGAATATGAACGCAAATGAAGTAATCGCGAACCGTGCGTTAGAGATTCTCGGTAGAGAAAAAGGTGATTATGACTATATTTCACCGAATAACCACGTCAACATGGCTCAGTCAACAAACGATGCAGTACCAACAGCGATTCACTTAGCCATTCTGATGCGTGCTGAAGCGTTATTAGAAGTGATTGACACAATGCAAGAGGCATTTAAAGAGAAGTCAATTGAGTTTGATGGTTATATTAAAATGGGGCGTACGCATTTACAAGATGCGATTCCGATTCGTCTCGGTCAAGAGTTCGGTGCATATGCACGTGTCATTGGTCGCGATAGAAAACGAATTGAACGTTCATTAGACGATTTAAAAGAAATTAATATCGGAGCGACTGCGGTTGGTACAGGGTTAAATGCGAGCGTCGAGTATATCGAACACGTCGTTGAAGAACTCAGCAATATTTCAGGCTACGATTTAGTTTCATCTGAAAACTTAGTTGACGCCACACAGTTTACCGATGCGTACGTTGAAGTATCTGCGGATTTAAAAATTATGATGACGAACATGTCTAAAATCGCAAACGACATTCGTATGATGGCATCAGGACCAAAAGCTGGGTTATATGAAATTAAACTTCCAGGCCGTCAACCAGGATCATCAATTATGCCAGGTAAAGTAAATCCAGTTATGCCAGAAATGATTAACCAAGTCGCGTTTCAAGTGTACGGGAATGATTTAACAGTGTCGCTTGCATCTGAAGCGGGGCAGTTTGAGTTAAACGTTATGGGACCTGTATTAGTTTATAACTTATTACAGTCGATTGACGTAATGCATAACGGCTTTAAAGCATTCACCGAATATTGTGTTGCTGGAATTACACCGAACAAAGAAGTAATGGAAAACTATGTAAATGAATCTCTTGGTGTAATTACAGCGTGCGTACCACATATTGGGTACAAACAGTCATCAGAAATCGTAAAAGAAGCACTACTCACTGGTAAAGGTGTGAGAGAGTTAATTTTAGAGCATAGTATTTTAACGAAAAATCAACTTGATCATGTTTTAAACCCATACGAAATGACAAACATTGGCATTTCAGAGTTGCCAGAAGAATAA
- a CDS encoding S9 family peptidase — protein MKHVSIDDIFHIKSVSAPKVIKEENSATYYVTHLDEKENKYVTHLHEANAYGLKQLTFDNERVSQVAHSNDGNLTLFVAKGDNDKPQIFLLRRTGGEREQLTNETDGVSNPMFSNDGTSVFYHVNVKEENKDDDKTNDKKQPVHITNMKYKSDGLPGPFGYKEESHQVVKKIDIESREVETVLSGSADYTLLSELTDGFIYTTNESDDADFNFTNTLYVKEKAVALQNKSVYDVEVSEDEKHALLLTSDFNYKNAAHLTIEILDLETFKLTDVTGKLDRPAGSAVVQDVQQSEETKVFSWISNREFVFLLSEDGAVNLYKGNVDAEVQPLLQSEHNIFGMDAYDDKVYLTISTPISPSELYVFDLNTNQLTQLTEENSEYIESRKIVTPESIRFGSFDDEEIHGWFMKPADFKENEKYPLVVNIHGGPHAFYAHTFFHEMQVLAGLGYAVLFTNPRGSHSYSQKFVDHVRGDYGNTDYKDIMASVDYALEVYDFIDEDKLGVTGGSYGGFMTNWIVGHTNRFKAAVTQRSISNWISFRGVSDIGYYFTDWQIQAGLNDIEKLWHHSPLKYVDNVETPLLILHSEYDFRCPIEQAEQFYIELKYRKKTAEFVRFPDADHNLSRTGAPHLRVKRLEYMTEWFNKYL, from the coding sequence ATGAAGCACGTTTCAATAGACGATATTTTTCACATCAAATCAGTAAGCGCACCAAAAGTTATTAAAGAAGAAAATAGTGCGACGTATTACGTCACACATTTAGATGAAAAAGAAAATAAATACGTGACGCATTTACATGAAGCGAATGCGTACGGTTTAAAACAACTTACATTTGATAACGAAAGGGTTTCTCAAGTTGCGCACTCAAATGACGGTAATTTAACGTTATTTGTTGCTAAAGGAGATAACGATAAGCCGCAAATCTTTTTACTTAGACGAACAGGCGGTGAGCGTGAGCAGTTAACAAATGAAACAGACGGTGTTTCAAATCCGATGTTTTCTAACGATGGAACGTCTGTGTTTTATCATGTAAATGTTAAAGAAGAAAACAAAGACGACGACAAAACGAACGATAAAAAACAACCAGTACACATTACAAATATGAAGTATAAGTCAGACGGACTGCCTGGACCATTTGGTTATAAAGAAGAATCCCATCAGGTAGTTAAAAAAATAGATATAGAGTCGCGTGAAGTTGAAACCGTTCTCTCCGGAAGTGCGGATTATACACTTCTCAGTGAGTTAACAGACGGGTTTATTTACACGACAAATGAAAGTGACGATGCAGACTTTAACTTTACAAACACATTATACGTAAAAGAAAAAGCAGTCGCGCTTCAGAACAAGTCAGTATACGACGTAGAAGTTTCAGAAGATGAAAAACATGCACTCCTGTTAACGTCAGACTTTAACTATAAAAACGCAGCACATTTAACAATTGAAATCTTAGATTTAGAAACATTTAAATTAACAGACGTTACAGGAAAACTCGACCGTCCAGCAGGATCTGCAGTAGTCCAAGATGTCCAGCAGTCAGAAGAGACGAAAGTGTTCTCTTGGATTTCAAATCGTGAGTTCGTGTTTTTACTTTCTGAAGACGGTGCGGTAAATCTTTATAAAGGAAATGTGGATGCTGAAGTTCAGCCGCTTCTACAAAGTGAGCACAATATTTTTGGTATGGACGCATATGACGATAAAGTATACTTAACGATTTCAACACCAATATCACCGAGTGAGTTATATGTTTTTGATTTAAATACAAATCAATTAACGCAACTCACTGAAGAAAACAGTGAATATATAGAGTCGCGTAAAATTGTAACACCTGAATCCATTCGCTTTGGTAGTTTTGACGATGAGGAAATTCACGGATGGTTTATGAAACCAGCTGACTTTAAAGAAAATGAGAAATATCCACTCGTCGTAAACATTCACGGTGGACCACATGCATTTTACGCACATACGTTTTTCCACGAAATGCAAGTACTGGCAGGTCTTGGTTATGCGGTACTATTTACAAATCCACGCGGATCACATAGCTATTCTCAAAAATTTGTCGACCACGTACGCGGAGACTACGGGAATACGGACTATAAAGATATTATGGCATCAGTAGATTATGCGTTAGAGGTATATGACTTTATCGATGAAGATAAACTCGGTGTCACAGGTGGAAGTTACGGTGGGTTTATGACGAACTGGATTGTTGGTCATACGAACCGCTTTAAAGCAGCAGTTACACAGCGTTCGATTTCAAACTGGATTAGCTTTAGAGGGGTATCTGATATTGGATATTACTTTACAGATTGGCAAATTCAAGCAGGCCTGAATGACATTGAAAAATTATGGCATCATTCACCGTTAAAATACGTGGATAATGTTGAAACACCTCTACTTATTTTACACAGTGAATACGACTTTAGATGCCCAATTGAGCAAGCAGAACAGTTTTATATCGAATTAAAATACCGTAAAAAGACAGCTGAATTCGTTCGCTTCCCGGATGCTGACCATAACCTTTCTAGAACAGGTGCGCCACACTTAAGAGTGAAACGACTCGAATATATGACAGAATGGTTTAACAAATATTTATAA